TAGAAGACAACGTCGCCGCCGAGCAGGGAGTTGTCAGTCATGCTCGAGTTCGCAGTGGTGAGGAGAATGGGGATGAGCGGGTTAACGAGACCTCCGAACTGCCGCGGCTGAAGCTCGTCCCACGAGGTCACACTCATGAACGCACCGCCCAGAGTGAGTCGGTTCCACAGCGAAGCCTCGATGCGTTGGGCCGCAAGCCAGCGCGGTCTGGCGCCCCAGCGGGAGAGCAGAGAAGTGAAGGTGAGGAACTTGAAGTTGCGGTAGCTGGCACAGAGCTGGACATGGTCAAGCGCCGGCGCCGTGTCGTCGAGCATCACGGAGCCGGTATAGCCGGAGCCCCACACAAACTCGTCTCGACCCAGCTCGAGGCGCAGCCAGGGGATCCTGAACGCGAGATAGGCGAGTTCGGTCTCAAGGGCGCCCAGGAAGGGATTGGGCAGAACTCGCGTGCCCGGAATGTGCGACCCGGATGAGTCGGGCGGGAGCAAGTTCACGTCAATCTTCGGGTTCCACTCGGTTAGCTCGAATCGCTCGTAGAAGACAAAGTCATCGTCCGGCCGGTTGGTGATAACGGCACCCAGAGACAGGTGCTGCGTATCCACAGTTGCGCCGATGCGGGAAAAGAAGTCGCAGCGCGCTTCAGCGTCTTCGAGGTCAGGAACCGGGACACGAATCAGGGGCCGGCGGGCAGGTGTTGCCGCTAGCTCCGAGCCAAACTCGTATTCGAGGCGTCTGAGCGCCGCGAGCTGCGCCGGGCCGCGCAGGCTCGGGTTCGCGCTGCGGGCCTCCAACAGAAGCCGCATGCACTCCGCCCGAGTCCATGGTTTGCTTGTGGCAGGCATGGAAGAGATGAGACCCGAGGTCTTGAGCAGGTCGAGGTCGTCGTATAGCCGCGAGTCGGTGGGCAGGTTCTCCAGTGACGCCGGGACGCCCTCGGGGATGGGGAAGCCACCGGGAACGACTGTCACCTGGGGTGGGGGCTCCTCCTTCTGGCCAGCGGCCGAGGCAAGGGCCACGACCGCGAGCAGCAGGAGTCCGGAACGAACCACCGCTAGCGAATCATTCCCAGCCAGTCCCGCAGGAGGAACTGGAAGCGCCCGATGAGGAGCGACATGCGGGCCATTACCGTGTAGCCAAACGAGGCGCCGAAGCCGACCATCAGGAAGACGATGCCGGTTTCGGAGGCGAGCTTGAGCGCTCCCTTGTGCTCGCGCGAGAAGAAGAAGTAGAAGACGGAGCAGATAACTCCCACGAAGGAGACAATCGCCCAGAGGAAGACGTCCCAGCGAGCGAAGATGCCCGGAGTGAGGAACGTGCCCTGCATCTGTTTGATGATGCTGGTCTGGAATACGGCCGGGATCGTGACGCCGGCGCCCCAGCCGAGAACGAAGGCCATGGGGAAGCGGACCAGCCAGGATACGCGCGGTATGAAGCGGCAGAAGTAGCAGAGGCCGAGGAGGAGCGGGATGATGAGCAGGAGCTTGTTGCCGAGCGAGACCTCGGACAGGGGCTGGACAAAGAGTGGCCGGAACAGGTCGGGGTAGACGGCGTTGTACCAGGTGAGAGAGATGAAGTAGCCGAGCGATACCCCGACGAAGAGGTGCTCGCAGAACTTGTAGAAGGGATTGTCCTTCCAGAGGAAGGAGAAGATACCGAGAGTCAGTATGACCGCAGTCCAGGTGAGGATGTCAGTCGAGACGTGCATCAGGCACCCCGCTTTCGCGTCGCGAAGTAGGCGACGTTGCCTATGATAACCAGCAGCAGAATCACTACGTGGGCGAGCGACTGCGAGTCCATCGCCGCCACTGCCGGCATGTAGGCCTTGGAATACTCGTTCTTCTGGATCAGCACTTCGTACTCGGCCCCGCCTTTCATCCCCGCGAGCAGGCCGGTGAGCTGTCCGGTCTGGAGGTAGGGGTAGGCATCGGCAGCCGATACCGCAGTCACCCCGGCGCCGAGTTTGAGTCCGTACCGCGACTGGGCGAAGTTCAGCCAGTCGGTGTACCCGGGAGTGCCGGCGGAGATCGCCACCGCCATCGGGATGTCGCGCAGGCGCTGCACGCTCTGCATCATCGCCAGCGATTCGAGCGGGTGCCCGTAGTAGTCGGTAGGGAAGACGTTCCTGATGTTCTCTCCCATCCCAAGGATGACTGCGTCGATGCCCGCCTTCCAGCCGAGATAGACGACATCGTCGCCGTACTTCTTGCCGTACTCGGGCGGTATCTCGGTGACCGCCTTGTCGGCGAGCCCGGCACCGGTGACCCAGAGTCCACAGAGCAATACCTTGACGTCTTTGGCAAAGGCATGACGCATGAGCGCGGCCAGCATCGGGTAGAGCTCGGGCATGGAGCTCGGGTCGAAGTCCACCGAGAGGAGAAGAGTCTTGCCCGCCGGGATGGAATCTACCGCGTCAAAGAGCGTTTTGGCTCGCGGCCCGGAGCTGACGCCGAGCCCGAGCGGTTTGACAAGCGGGATGATTACCAGGACGCCCATCACGATGTAGATGATGCGGCGATCGATCTTGAGGAGGTATTCGAAGAACTTCATTGCTTCCCTCCGCCCAGCCAGCCGCGCTCAATGCCGAGGATGACCTTGAGCGAGGTGGCGATGCCACCGAGGGCGACGCCGAAGATGATTGCCCGCTTGGCTGCCATATTCGGTACCGACAGCACCCACTCCGCGAGTTCGGGAAGCTTGCCCCAGATGGCGGCCCCGACCGGAACCATCCCGAGCATCACGACGAAGGCAGCGACGAGCAGCAGGGCGGCTTCCCTGGTCCGGGCGCGGAAGGCGCGGTACGCCGCCGAGGCCATGTAGAACGCGAGGATGGCGAACATCGTGGCATTGAGAGGGACCAGGACGCTGGCGTAGATAACGTTCTGGAGAATCGAGCCGGGCCGGATTCCCCAGCCGAGCCCGATGACTGCCGTCACGACCAGGGCGATCAGCGAGACTATCGAGTAGTACCAGCCCTGCCGGCGGCGCCGCACCTTGTCGGAATGGAACATGATGAAGCTGCCCGTGCCCAGCACCAGAGCGAAGGCACCGACGATGCGGATCCATTTGGTGGTCAGGTCGTAGAAGCCGACGGAAACCGGATGGGGCACGAAGAACTGGACCATCATCGTGATGCCCATAATCAGGACGATGGCGAGCGGGATGGTTCGTTTCATCTCTTCCTCCTAGCGGGTACTGAAGAAGCCGAGGACGTGGCTGAAGAAGCCCAGGGCCGGCAGCCTACTCAGAAGCAGCAGGGCCGAGCCGATGACGAGGGTCAGGAGAATCACCATCTTGCCGTAGTCCTGGCCTTTAAGCGAGCCCAGCAGCAGCGGCTCGCGTGACAAATAGGCAGAGGCGGCGTAGAGTTCCTCGCCGATGAGCGTGTAGTCGCAGGCGGTAATGAAGAACGGGAGCTGGAAGACCGAGTCGGTGCCGGCAATCTGGATGGCACCGGTCTGGGCGCCGGTCTCGGCCAGAACCAGGGACTCGGCCCAGAACATCCCGAGGAAGAAGTTGGTCGCCGGTTTCTCGCGTACCATCAGCCCGTCCACGGCCGCGGCAAAGGCGAACTGCTCGGAAGTGACGAAGAAGACGCTGTCCGGTTTGAACGCGTCGGGCCGGCCCGCCTTGGTGTACGACTCCTTGACTATCTCCCGCGCTACCGTGTAGACAATCGGGTCCCGGTTGGGCACGAGCAGGGCCGAGTCGTACTGCGCCGTTTTCTTCGCCACCTCACCCAGGATGTTGAGCGAGGCGATGGTGGCGATGTCAGCAACCGAACCGAGCCCGGGTACGTAGACGATGGGTTTTCCCATCTCGGTGGCGCGTCCGACCGCTTCTTCGACCGCATCGAGCCCGGCGATGCGCCGCACGAAGAGGTTCTTCCCCTTCTTGGCCGTTTCGATGTAGTAGATGACCAGCACGAAGAAGATGGCCATCGCGATGAGGATGTTGATCCGGCTCAGGTTGAAGAACTGAGGCGAGCTCGTGACCGCGGGTGACGGCTCAGACCAGACCGTGTCCGCAGCGGTGACTGCGGCGACGCGGTACGCATAGGGTATGCCGTCCCGAACATCCTCGTCCAGGTAGCTCATCTCACCGGGCTTGTTGGATGCGATGACCTTGACGCTGTCCGGTTCGGTTCGCTCAACCAGCCAGGTCTCGGCCAGTTTGTCAGCTGCCGACCACCTGACGTTGATCGACTTGCCGGCGTCGTTGGGCGTGTCGAACGCCCGGACAGCGCCTGGCGGTGCCGGCGGCGGGGCCAAGGCCGGGACGCCTGAATCGAGAGGCGCGACCTGGCCCGCTGCCAGCAGCAGGATGAGAAGTGCTATCATAGACTGAATGCCTCCTTGATCGAGTAACAAAGGACGACTGTCAGAGTACGAACTGGACGAGGAATCCCGAACCCGAAGGCCATGGTATCCTGGCAGTTCATTCTCGGGCTGGTTCGGGACATCCACACGGCGTCATGTGGCACTTGGGACAGCCCTTCGCGTACTTAGCACAGGCAGCCTCGATATCTATGCCTTCGAGGGTGGCCAGGCTGGCAAGCCACGCGAAGACGTCGGCGAACTCCTCCTCAAGATTGAGTCGGTCACCCTTGCGCAGGGCTCGTGCGAGTTCGCCGGTTTCTTCGACCAGCCAGCGAAACGTGCCGTCCCTCCCACGCCGGCTATCTTTGTCGAAGTATATGTCACGAATGCGCCGCTGGAACTCGGTGATTGTCAATGCGTGAGTATCGTCAAAAAGGGGGTGGAGTCAAGGACGCAACCGGCTACCGTCCCGACCGCGGCGGCGACCGGCGCCGCAGCCCGAGATCGCGGCGGGTTGCGACAGATTGAGGCCGCGGTTGCTCAGTCCAACCTTGTCCCGTTCCTACCAGGGCCAAGCCGGGATTTCGGATTCGATGCGTTCCTGCGTCGCGCGGTCGAGACGCACGAAGAAGTCGAATCCGGTCAACTCCTCCAGGCGATCCACCGATACTCGGTAGGCCACGGTGGGGTTGGGATTCCTGGCCGACTGGTTCGGAACCAGGAACGCGTACGCGCACCAGCGACCCGCGGCGTCCTTCGCCAGGATGGCGTCGAACAGGTGGGTGGGGACGGCCACGCGATTCCGCCCGCGGCGCGTGATCCAAAGTCGCGGGTCCGCAGGTTGGCTGTCCCGGCTCATGAACAGGTTGCCGGTGACCACCCAGGTGGAGTCCATGCCGCGGGCCAGGCTGCGTATCTGGTTCTCGAGGTCCCGCCAGATTCCCTGGTTCGTGTTCGGATACTGCGGGCTGATGTTTGACAGCAGGAAGGTCGTACTCATCGCTTCTCGGCTGCGCGTGAAATCCGCAGCCGGAGCGAGGTGCCCTCGGTCGAAGATACTACCTTTGTAGTCGTCTAGCGTGGAGCGAGTACCCTCCGGGACCTCGGGATCCGGCCGGAAGCGGTTCCGGCGTGGTGCGGTGCCCTCGAGCAGCCCGGGAGTCAGGAGGTACGCAGACCAATACGCGATTCGCCATCGATCTTCATAGTTGATGATGAAGTGGCGTTTATCGAGCACGCGACACCTGGGACCGGCAACGCCGTATCGCAGGTGCAAGTTGTCGCGGATGGTGTCGGATTCGGAACGGGTAGCCGCGATGCTGCAGAGCCCGGCCGCGAAGGCGGCAACGAGACATGCGGAATCCGGGAAGCGTCTCAAGGACGAATGCTCTTGCCTCAAGGAACGATGCAAGAGTAACAGTCCGAAGGCCGAGCTGTCAAGCGCAGCAGGCTCGGGAGTCGACGTGGAGTCCAGCCGAGTTCATGGACCGCAGGAGTGGTTGACTTGGGGTATCCGCGGCGTAAGCTGAAGCAGGCTAGAAGTGTCCCATCACATGTTCTCCGAAGACGAACTGGTTCGCGTGATTCAGCGGACGGTGAAGAGCCGTGGCAGAGTCAGGCTCGGGATCGGCGACGACGCGGCCGTGTTGAGGGACGGGACCGTGATCACGACGGACGCGTACGCCGAAGGCGTACACTTCGACCTTTCGTACATGACCTTGCGCCAGGTCGGCGAGAGATGCGCGTGCGGGGCGATCTCGGACGTGGTGGCCATGGCGGCGGAACCCGAGGCGGTGTTTGTTTCTCTCTCTCTGCCGCGACGCGCGCGCAGTCACGCGTCTCGCGCGCTGCGACAGTCCCGGGTCTTGAGCGTGAAGGAACAGGTTATCCAGCTGTACTCCGGCATCGAGAGCGTCTGTGCGAAGCTGGGATGCGAGGTGGCCGGGGGCGACACAATCGTTGCAGACCAGTTGTTGCTGGCTCTGACTGTGACCGGGAGGACACGCGCGCCCAGGCTGCGATCGGGTGCCAGGCCGGGAGATCGCCTTTACGTAACGGGTCACGTGGGAAGCGCGGAGGCGGGGAGGTTAGTCCTGGCGGACGAACTCAGATGTCAGAAGCCAGAAACCAGAAGCCAGAATCCCGAAGGCGGAAGGCGGATGGCGGATGGCAGATGGCGAGCGGCCAAGGGTGACTGGCGTCTACCCTTGGTCAATCGGCACCTCTGTCCGCTGCCCCGACTGACAGTGGCCAGAGCGTTGAAGTCGCGCCTTCACGGGTTGATTGACACGTCGGATGGGCTTGCCACCGACGCGCGGCACTTGAGCGACACGAGCAAGGTGCGCATTGTGTTGGATGCGGACGCCCTGCCGGTTCTTCCCGCCGTGAAGAGGTACTGCGCCGAGCGAGCATGGGACCCTCTGGATTTTGTACTGGGGGCTGGGGAGGACTACGAACTGCTTTTCAGCGGCCGCCGTCCCATGCCCAGCACAGAAAGTGGCGTCAAGATTACGGAGATCGGCAGCGTCGATAGGGGGCAGGGATTGTGGATAAGGCGCGACGGTGGAATCCTGCCTGTAACGGCCACCGGGTACGATCACCTGAGTGTTGATCACACCGGGAAAACCTGTTGATAAGGTGTGGATAACATGGTGGATACTCCCGCCATGCCGTGGTCTTGACGCGGTCCTAACGAAGGGCAAATGCGGATCGGTGTCAGAGGCGGAAAGCTGGCTAGACAGGTCCGCAGTTCGTAAGTGACTTATTAGCAATCATTTATGTGATTGCAGGGATGGTATTAGAGAGTATTGACTACCAGCTATTGTATGCTAAGATGCTGTGAGAATACCATATGAAGTGTCCACTCTGCGGAGCCGATGATGACCGGGTGCTGGATTCGCGGCCTACACGAGAGGGGTCTGCGGTCAGGAGAAGGCGCGAGTGCCTGAAGTGCAGCAACCGGTTCACGACCTACGAGTACGTCGAGAAGACGCCATTAATGGTCGTCAAGCGCAACGGAAGCAGGGAGCCGTTCGATCGAGGGAAGCTGCTGGCCGGCGTCGTTCTGGCCTGCCGCAAAAGGCCCATCGGCCGCGATGAGATGGACAAGCTGGTGGATGCAGTCGAGACAAAACTGGGGGAGGACTATCGCCTCGAGGTCCCTTCCCAGGAGCTCGGAGATCTGGTGCTGGAGCGTCTGGCTGAGCTCGACCCGGTTGCCTATGTGCGCTTCGCCTCGGTCTACCGCCAGTTCGACAGCCCGGAGCATTTCGTCGAGGAACTGAAGAACCTTAGGAAGTGAAGCACGGACGCGCGGTATCGGTTGAGAGATGGGTTGAAGAGGCGTTCTATCCTCCCGCCGGCGGGATCGCGCGCTTGAGTGCAATGCTGAAGAGCCGCAGTAGAACCTAGAGGAGGAAGAGTGCCAGAACTGGAAGTGAAGTCGGGGCAGGCGCAGGATGCAATTGAGCCGGCTCTGCCGGCGATAGAGTACTTCCGCCACGTTGAGAAGCGGACGGGCGAGAAGGTCGACTTCGACCTGAGCAAGATCAGGAGCGCCATCTTCCTGGCCGCCCGTTCGGTCGGCGGCGAGGACCGGGGTTTGGCCGAGGAGCTTGCGCACAAGGTCTGCCGACACTTGCGCGAGCTGCGCGGTGAGCACGTGCCCAAGGTGGAAGAGGTGCAGGATGCGGTCGAGAAGACGCTGATAGAGAACGGTCACGCGCGTACCGCCAAGGCCTTCATTCTCTACCGCGAGAAGCGCGCCCGGCAGCGCCGCGGCACCAATCGCGACGGTATCAAGAAGCTGCTCTCCGGCAAGAAGGAAGCGACGGACCTCGCCTTGTTCGTACAGACAACCGACGCAACGATTGCCGGGTGGGACCGGAACCGGATTGCCCGGGCGCTGGTGCGCGAGACGAACCTGGATGCGGCCGAGGCCGACAAAATCGCGCTCGAGGTCGAAGGCATCGTGGTCAATTCCGGAGTGAAAGAGGTAACGTCGTCGCTGATCCGGGAGTTGGTGAACTCGAAACTGATCGAGCGTGGCCTGGTTGAGCACTACAAACGCCACGCCCGTCTCGGTGTGCCGGCATACGACGTGGAGCGGATGATGCTGTTCAAGAATCGCGAGAACGCCAACGTGCCGCACAACCCCGAAGCGACGAATATGACCATCGCCGAGTGGACGCTCAAGCAGTTCGCGCTCTCGATGGTCTTCGACCAGGACGTGGCCGACGCGCACACCTGCGGCGATATCCACCTGCACGACCTCGGGTTCGTGAACCGGCCGTACTGCTCCGGCCAGTCGCTCGAGTACGTTAAGAAGTTCGGCCTGTCGCTGCCCAACGCGCTGTCGATGGCGCGCCCGGCCAGGCACCCGGAGACGCTGCTCGCGCACATGGTGAAGTTCTCGGCTGCCCTGCAGGGCCACTTCGCGGGCGCCATCGGCTGGGATGCCGTCAACCTCTTCTTCGCTCCGTTCACCGAGGGGATGAACGACCACGACCTGCACCAGCTCGCCCAGATGCTGATATTCGAGTACTCCCAGCAGAACGTGGCCCGCGGCGGGCAGGCCATCTTCTCCGACATTAACCTGTACTGGGAAGTACCGGCTCATTTCCAGGACGTCGAGGCCATCGGCCCGGGAGGCGAGTATACCGGCCGGAAGTACGGCAGCTACATGAAGGAGGCGCAGCGCTTCGTCTGGGCGATTTTCGACGTGTACAAGGAAGGCGACGCCAAGGGCAGGCCGTTCTTCTTCCCGAAGCCGCTCGTGCACATCACCGATCGCTTCTTCGCCACACCGGGCTGGCAGGACTTCCTGTGGCACATAGCGGACGTGGCCGCGGAGAAGGGCAATACCTACTTCGTCTTCGACCGGGGCAACACCGCGAAGATCAGCGAGTGCTGCCGCTTGTCGTTCAAGCTCGAGAAGTCGGATCTGTGCGACGCGCTGACGCCCTGGAAGATGCGCTACTGCGCCTTGCAGAACGTCACCCTGAACCTGCCGCGCGCGGCCTACGTCGCGAACCACAACGACACCAAGTTGTTCGAGCGGCTGCGCCGCGACCTCGAGCTCGCGGTCAAGGCCCACGTGCAGAAGAAGGTGTTCATCGAGAAACTGCTCGCGCTCAAGGACGACGGGCCGCTCGCGCTGCTGACCATGAAGCAGGACGGTGAGGAGTACCTGCGCATGCACCGGGTGACCTATCTCGTGGGCGTGCTGGGACTGAACGAACTCGTGCAGTACCACGTGGGTCACGAGCTGCACGGAGACGATGCGGCGTTCCGGTTCGGCCTGAAGGTAATGGCCTTCCTGAACCTCGAATGCCGGCGACTCTCCGAGCAGCACGGGATGCGGTTTGTGATCGAGCAGACTCCGGCCGAGTCAACCGCGTACCGGATGGCGAAGCTCGATGTCCGCAACTACCGGGACAGCGCCCTGCAGACCGTCAAAGGCAGCATCGAAGACGGTTCGGCCTACTACACGAACTCGACCTACCTCAATGTCGGCCACCAGCTGGACCCGATCGACCGCGTGTACCGCGAGGGCAAGTTCCACGACATGATCGAGGCCGGGGCCCTGACCCACGTCTGGCTGGCAGACGCGCGGCCGCCCAAAGAGGCGATTGCCAACTTCGTGCTCAAGACCTTCCACCATACGCGCAACGCCCAGGTCGCGTTCTCTCCCGAGTTCACGTCCTGCAAGAAATGCCAGCGGACCAGCCGGGGCCTGAACGACGTCTGTCCGTACTGCGGCAAGACGGACGTTGATTTCATCACCCGCGTGACCGGCTACTTCTCGCGGGTCTCGAGCTGGAACCAGGGCAAGCGGGCGGAACTCCTCGACCGGTACAAGGACGGATTCAGACCGGTTGGATAGTGGTCAAGCCGGAAAGTGGTCCAGAGGTCAAGTGAGGAACCGGAAATCCGGCACTTGATCACTAGGCCACTGGATCACTAGGCCACCTCCTGATGCGCCTCCGCATCAGAGTCAAACCGGGCGCGCGCGAAGAGAAAGTGAGCAGGGAGCCGGACGGCTCCCTGCTCGTTTCAGTAACCGCCCGGGCTCAGGAAGGCAAGGCCAACGAGGCGGTGGTGAAGGCCGTGGCTTCGTTCCTCAGGATCCCGAAGTCACAGGTCAGGATTCGTTCCGGTCTTGCCAGCCGTGCCAAACTGCTCGAAGTCCCGGACCCGCCCGGCCCGACGCTGCCAAACATCGGCTAGTCCTCGGGTCTACGACACGATCCCGCGCGAAAGCGCCGTTTTCGCCCTTTGTGCCTTGGTGACTTGGTGGTCAGAATCCGCTTCCGGACTTCTGCCTTCTAGCTTCTGGTTTCTGACTTCTGAATTCGTCTGACCGCCATCACAGCGCTTCGGTCAGCAGCTTGAAGTCAGTCGGCTGGAGCTGGTAGTCGATCTTCACGTCAATCGCCAATTCGTAGCGCTTGGCGAACTCGCTCAGGCGGTCGTACCAGTCGGTGGTGAGGAAGTCGGTCAGGGCCGGGGCTGCGACAATCCGCAGCTTGCGGCCGCGCAGCTTGGGCAGCTTTGAGACGATGGCGCGCTCGATCTTCATCGCAATCTCGGCGCGGGAACGGACCCGGCCCGAACCCTTGCAGGTTGGGCAGGTTTCCTGCATCGAGTACATCATGCCCGGGCGCGTGCGCTCGCGCGTCATCTCCAGCAGACCGAACCGGCTCATCTTCGAGTAGTCGGCCTTGGCCCGGTCGTTGGAGAGCTGGAGTTTGAGTTCGGCGATCACCTTCTCGGTGTTCTTCACCTCCTCCATGTCGATGAAGTCCAGCACGAGCAGGCCGGCGAGGTCGCGCAGGCGTATCTGCCGCGCGATTTCAGCTGCGGCTTCGAGGTTGGTGGCGAAGATCAGCTTCTCCGGGTCCTCCTCCTTGGCCGAGCGTCCGGTGTTCACGTCGATAGCGACCATCGCCTCGGTCTGGTCAATGGTGATGAAACCGCCGGACTTGAGCCAGATCCGTTTCTGGAACACGCGTTCGAGTTCGGCCTCGACACCGGTCTGTTCCAGCAGCGGCACCTCCCCGTTGTAGAGCTCGACCTTCCTCTTCAGGTGCGGGGCGATGCGGTTCATGTAGTCGAGGATTTCCCGGTAGCGTTCCTCGGAGTCGACGGTCATCTTCTCGACGTTGGGACCGAGCAGGTCCCGGACGAGTTTCACCCCGATCTGCGGCTCCTCGTAGAGCAGGGAAGGGGATCGGGCGATTTCGGCCTTGCGGCGGACTTCCTCCCAGGTCGCCTCCAGGGCCCGGAACTCGGCCGCCAGGTCCTCGTTGGTCGCCTCTCCCGCGGCGGTGCGGAGGATAAGGCCCGCGTGCGGCGACTTGAACCGGCGCGCGGCATCGCGCAGCCGATTGCGGTCGCGGCGTTCGCTGATGCGGCGCGAAATGCCCACGCGCTGGGCATTGGGGAAATAGACCAGGTTCCGGCCGGGAACGGACACGAACGACGTCAGGCGCGCGCCCTTTTCGGCGAACGCGTCTTTGACGACCTGTACCAGGATCTCCTCGCCTTCGCGCAGGGTGATGGTGCGGGGCTCAGGCCGGGCCCCGTTCTTGCCGCCTTCCTCATCATCGAGCTCGTCGAACTCGGGGATTTCCACCAGCGGCAGGAAACCGTTCTTGCGCAGCCCGATGTTGACGAACGCGCCTCTCAGGCCCTTGACCACGTTCTCGACCCGGCCCTTGTAGATGCGTCCGACCAGGGCCTGGGATTCGGCCCGCTCGATGTAGAACTCGACCAGCCGGTCGTCTTCAATGATGGCGACCCGGGTCTCCCATTCATTGCCGGTGAGCACGATCTTTGTCTTAACCTTCATCAATCCTCCATCGGTGCTGGCGAAAGCGGGGACAGTCCCTCGGAGCGCGCGGACGCGCGGTACAGTCCCCGTTTTCGCCCATCAATCTTCCATTGGTGTCCGGATGCGGCCATTTTGCGCAACCAGACAGTCCCGGCGCCGTATCAACAGGCACCGGGCTTCAGTGTCACTTATCTTGAATATCGCGGCCAGGGCGTCAAAGAGCTTGACGCCGGCCTCAATCCCGAGGTCGAGGACAACGGTCCCCGATGCCGAAACGGCTGGGCCGGAATGGGTACAGGCACTGTTTTCCTCGGCGGAAAGCAGTGCCAGTCCCTTGCCAGGCAGAATCTCTTTCACTCCGGTCAGGCCTTTGGCGCGTTCGGCCAGGGCGGAGAAGTCGCCGTCGAACGCCCTGGGCATTGATACGTCATAGCGGGCCAGGTTGATGATCCGGCCCAGCGAGGGATGTTCCCGGGCAATCGGCTGCGCCGCCACGATGCGCAGGCCCTTGGGCAGAAACGTGCCCAGGTCGCGCAGGATGTTGCCGGTGTAGTGGTACGCGGTGTACACGTCGAGGTATTCACCGCCTGAGGTCAGCCCGACCGGCAGGGGCGGGCCGAACGAGAGCATCGGCTTCGGGGCAAAACCCTTGGTGTAGGCAATGGGCAATTCGCTCCTTCGCAGCGAGCGGTAGAACGCGCGCACCCGGTCGAGGTGGGCGGCGAACTGGTACGCTTCCTCGACCGCGTACCTGATGCGGAAGCGCGTGCGGAGTTCCTGGAAGCTCTGCAGCGGTCTCGGCCTCCGTCCGTAGTCCGGTTCGGTCTTCTCCGCCGGGCTCGGGACACGATCCGAAACTCCACGAGAGTTTCGGTCATGTCCCTCGCATGCCCCGCAATCCGTGCACGCGCCCGACGCGCAATCCGGTGTCATTTCGCCCGCCTTCGCCTTCTCGTACTCCCGGGCCAGGAACTCACGGCTCACACCCATGTTGATGAAATCCCAGGGCAGACGCTCGTCGGTGCGGCGTTCCCGGTGGTACTCCTGCGGGTCAATTCCCTGCGCTCTGCAGCTGTCGGTCCAGACCTGGAACCTGAAGAACTCGGTCCACTCCTGGAACACGCCGCCTTCGCGGTAGACCCGCTCGATGACCGGCCCCAGTCTCTCGTCCCCGCGCGCCAGCAAGGCCTCCACGTACGAGCACTCCGGGTTCGCCCACTTGGCCTTGACGTTCCGGCGGTTGATTGCACTTCGGACCCGGTCGATCCTGGCCCCGGTTTCGGCTATGTCTGCGAAGGGCGCCCACTGCAGCGGCGTGTGGGGCTTGGGCACGAACGGGCTCAGATTGAACCGGACCGGCCGGCCCTTGCAGAGACGGCCCACTTCGGTCACGAACCTGCCGATTTCGTCTA
This genomic window from candidate division WOR-3 bacterium contains:
- a CDS encoding capsule assembly Wzi family protein, whose translation is MVRSGLLLLAVVALASAAGQKEEPPPQVTVVPGGFPIPEGVPASLENLPTDSRLYDDLDLLKTSGLISSMPATSKPWTRAECMRLLLEARSANPSLRGPAQLAALRRLEYEFGSELAATPARRPLIRVPVPDLEDAEARCDFFSRIGATVDTQHLSLGAVITNRPDDDFVFYERFELTEWNPKIDVNLLPPDSSGSHIPGTRVLPNPFLGALETELAYLAFRIPWLRLELGRDEFVWGSGYTGSVMLDDTAPALDHVQLCASYRNFKFLTFTSLLSRWGARPRWLAAQRIEASLWNRLTLGGAFMSVTSWDELQPRQFGGLVNPLIPILLTTANSSMTDNSLLGGDVVFYLPRTKFYAQLFLDNFEFNTLKNAPNAVGLQGGVYWAPNLPLEARLEYTRVTAFTYYHRVHYIMYENYLTTMGHPLGPDADQLFATVSVIPNSWLKVNIGADYVRRGYHNRGDYLRKSYRDTLDWWYLRQHTEFPTRGWDTLTGALTEEVDKTVRLAPGVEIRPLRDLFVSLSVGFWSSANHQGELGVDRNGVDLALKVEYRY
- a CDS encoding nucleotide pyrophosphohydrolase, coding for MTITEFQRRIRDIYFDKDSRRGRDGTFRWLVEETGELARALRKGDRLNLEEEFADVFAWLASLATLEGIDIEAACAKYAKGCPKCHMTPCGCPEPARE
- the thiL gene encoding thiamine-phosphate kinase, which encodes MSHHMFSEDELVRVIQRTVKSRGRVRLGIGDDAAVLRDGTVITTDAYAEGVHFDLSYMTLRQVGERCACGAISDVVAMAAEPEAVFVSLSLPRRARSHASRALRQSRVLSVKEQVIQLYSGIESVCAKLGCEVAGGDTIVADQLLLALTVTGRTRAPRLRSGARPGDRLYVTGHVGSAEAGRLVLADELRCQKPETRSQNPEGGRRMADGRWRAAKGDWRLPLVNRHLCPLPRLTVARALKSRLHGLIDTSDGLATDARHLSDTSKVRIVLDADALPVLPAVKRYCAERAWDPLDFVLGAGEDYELLFSGRRPMPSTESGVKITEIGSVDRGQGLWIRRDGGILPVTATGYDHLSVDHTGKTC
- the nrdR gene encoding transcriptional repressor NrdR, whose translation is MKCPLCGADDDRVLDSRPTREGSAVRRRRECLKCSNRFTTYEYVEKTPLMVVKRNGSREPFDRGKLLAGVVLACRKRPIGRDEMDKLVDAVETKLGEDYRLEVPSQELGDLVLERLAELDPVAYVRFASVYRQFDSPEHFVEELKNLRK
- the nrdD gene encoding anaerobic ribonucleoside-triphosphate reductase, with amino-acid sequence MPELEVKSGQAQDAIEPALPAIEYFRHVEKRTGEKVDFDLSKIRSAIFLAARSVGGEDRGLAEELAHKVCRHLRELRGEHVPKVEEVQDAVEKTLIENGHARTAKAFILYREKRARQRRGTNRDGIKKLLSGKKEATDLALFVQTTDATIAGWDRNRIARALVRETNLDAAEADKIALEVEGIVVNSGVKEVTSSLIRELVNSKLIERGLVEHYKRHARLGVPAYDVERMMLFKNRENANVPHNPEATNMTIAEWTLKQFALSMVFDQDVADAHTCGDIHLHDLGFVNRPYCSGQSLEYVKKFGLSLPNALSMARPARHPETLLAHMVKFSAALQGHFAGAIGWDAVNLFFAPFTEGMNDHDLHQLAQMLIFEYSQQNVARGGQAIFSDINLYWEVPAHFQDVEAIGPGGEYTGRKYGSYMKEAQRFVWAIFDVYKEGDAKGRPFFFPKPLVHITDRFFATPGWQDFLWHIADVAAEKGNTYFVFDRGNTAKISECCRLSFKLEKSDLCDALTPWKMRYCALQNVTLNLPRAAYVANHNDTKLFERLRRDLELAVKAHVQKKVFIEKLLALKDDGPLALLTMKQDGEEYLRMHRVTYLVGVLGLNELVQYHVGHELHGDDAAFRFGLKVMAFLNLECRRLSEQHGMRFVIEQTPAESTAYRMAKLDVRNYRDSALQTVKGSIEDGSAYYTNSTYLNVGHQLDPIDRVYREGKFHDMIEAGALTHVWLADARPPKEAIANFVLKTFHHTRNAQVAFSPEFTSCKKCQRTSRGLNDVCPYCGKTDVDFITRVTGYFSRVSSWNQGKRAELLDRYKDGFRPVG
- a CDS encoding DUF167 domain-containing protein — translated: MRLRIRVKPGAREEKVSREPDGSLLVSVTARAQEGKANEAVVKAVASFLRIPKSQVRIRSGLASRAKLLEVPDPPGPTLPNIG